The proteins below come from a single Malus sylvestris chromosome 3, drMalSylv7.2, whole genome shotgun sequence genomic window:
- the LOC126616350 gene encoding 1-aminocyclopropane-1-carboxylate oxidase homolog 1-like, which yields MVAPNTNEVPTNYDRKSEVKAFDETREGVKGLVDAGVAEVPRIFHQPPQLDDQYSINNTSTDSEATQFSIPLIDLEGHGNPTSRNEIVAKVGEASETWGFFQIANHGIPVGVLEGIREGVRGFFEQDTRVKKEFYTRDHSKPLRYNTNFDLYSSPAANWRDTFLCYMAPNPPKPEDLPEVCRDVLIEYSKRVMELGKLLFELLSEALGLKPSHLNNIECSKGLQVLGHYYPACPQPELTLGTSKHADDSFLTVVLQDHIGGLQVVDRQNKWIDVPPVPGALVVNIGDLLQLISNDRFKSIEHRVLANREGPRISVASFFSTGLLPFTNLYGPIKELVSEDNPPKYRETTVRDYDTHFCDKGLDGTSALSHFKIRT from the exons ATGGTAGCTCCCAACACCAATGAGGTTCCAACCAATTACGATCGAAAAAGCGAAGTGAAAGCTTTTGATGAGACAAGGGAAGGCGTTAAGGGTCTTGTTGATGCCGGGGTAGCCGAGGTTCCTAGAATTTTTCATCAACCACCACAATTGGATGATCAGTACTCCATCAACAATACAAGCACTGATTCAGAAGCCACCCAGTTTAGCATTCCGCTAATAGACCTTGAAGGCCATGGTAATCCAACTAGTCGCAATGAGATTGTTGCGAAAGTTGGAGAGGCATCAGAGACTTGGGGCTTCTTTCAAATAGCGAATCATGGGATACCTGTAGGTGTTCTGGAGGGGATAAGGGAAGGGGTACGTGGGTTTTTTGAGCAGGACACTCGAGTCAAGAAAGAGTTTTACACTCGTGATCACTCTAAACCTTTGCGTTACAATACCAACTTTGATCTTTATAGTTCACCGGCAGCAAATTGGAGGGATACTTTTCTGTGTTACATGGCTCCAAATCCTCCTAAGCCAGAAGACTTGCCAGAAGTATGCAG AGACGTACTGATCGAGTATTCAAAGCGAGTAATGGAGTTGGGGAAATTGTTGTTCGAATTGTTGTCGGAGGCCCTTGGGCTAAAGCCAAGCCACTTGAATAACATAGAGTGTAGTAAGGGGCTACAGGTTTTAGGCCATTACTATCCTGCTTGTCCACAGCCAGAGTTAACTTTGGGCACAAGCAAGCACGCCGATGATTCCTTCCTTACGGTCGTTCTGCAAGATCATATTGGTGGTCTGCAAGTTGTTGATCGTCAAAATAAGTGGATTGATGTGCCCCCTGTGCCTGGGGCTTTAGTGGTGAACATTGGAGATCTTTTACAA CTCATATCAAATGATAGATTCAAGAGCATAGAACACAGGGTATTGGCGAACCGTGAAGGTCCAAGGATATCCGTTGCCAGCTTCTTTAGCACAGGTTTGCTACCATTTACAAATCTCTATGGACCTATCAAGGAGTTGGTATCAGAAGACAACCCTCCAAAGTACAGGGAGACTACTGTGAGGGACTACGACACCCATTTCTGTGACAAAGGCCTAGATGGAACCTCTGCCTTATCTCATTTTAAGATCCGAACTTAG